The genomic window tatattttttaaaattattttttaagattatttttaaaaattatttttagaaagaattatttattaataaaaaatataaataaataaataaaatataaaaaatattttttttagaaagtcACTCCTTGAAAGGTGACTCactacaaatattttaaaaatataaataaataagtaaataaataactaaatacttattatttttatttaaattcattattatttaaatatttcattacaaaagaatatttaaatttatttttttttttttttctttgtgacCCTCGTTTTCTCCCTTTTCACCCTCCCCCCCCGCCGACCTCCCTTTACCGACGGCCGACCTACACGGCACCATTGCTATCCttctaattaattattaatcaaataataatatttatcactaaataaaattaatatattattaatcatataataatatttttttattaataaaataataatatttaattactaattatctAGTCCAATAcgatttcaaattatctttaatattaaaatttttttagtatttgaaaatttgttttaaaattaatattttcttattatttttttttaaacattaatattttcttattatttaaatttttttaaaaattaatattattttattattattaaaaagatcaaaattattttttaaaattaaaattttcttagtattttaaaattatttttttatttttaaaattaatatttttttttctttttttccccttacgtttctctctcccttccttccaaACTGCCGGCCGACCCGTCTTGCCCCCGGCACCCCGGCCCCCTATGCCCCCTGCACCGCCGTGCTGCCCTCGCCGCGCACCCCTACCCTCCGCAGCCCCCTCGCCCTCTCCTGGCTGCACACCCTCCTGCCCCCCTGTGCCGTCCCGATCGCGCACCCCACCCCTGCAACTCTCGCCAACCCCCATCTCCCCCATCCGCACCAAGGTGGCCGTGAAATCACCGGTTGAATCGATGATTTCGAGATAGACGGTAGTTTTGAAAATAAGTTGGGAGAGgagataattttgaaaataagaattaaaaaaatccACTTCTTAGTGTtgggttaaaaaaaaaatgagaaatgcTTTGTGCACTATCGGCGGTGCAGTTCCACGCACACCGCCCACAGTGATTGGCTCTCACATGGggtcgatgaaaaaaaaaaaaaaattttaagctgtGTCTAGCTCGGTGTGTGAGCCAATCACCATAGATGGTGCGTGCGAGTTGCACCGCCGGTAGTGTACAAAGcatttctcaaaaaaatatgttGGGGAAGATTGGGTTGCAAAGTATGGAAGGTTTAAGCCCACCTTCCCTTTCATTATAGGCATCTAGGTTTTATgatgatatcatttcataagagatttTCGTGGAAACCTTCGTGATCATCTGTCAGAACGTACAATTTTAATTTATAGTGTTAACAATAATGATAACGATGATAGCAATATAACGATGAGAGTTGAAATTCTCAAATTACTATTTGCTGTATAAAAATTGTTATTTTTTCCGATGCTAAATCTTCTGGAAGGAGTATTGATTAACAGAAATGATATTATTttgtttaaaaaatagtttagtaGTGTTGGATGCTTGTAAACAAAGCcagtgtttttttctttttttacttaccaaaaaaaaaagccagtgtttttcccaaaaaaaaaaaaccagtgTTTGTTTGCAGTTGTAACAGGCAGTACACTCAAactaatttttgaaatctatttttttttgaaaggtaATTCAATTTAACAAAGTAGTATACTCAAAGTAAAAGTCATACAAATTACTCAAACAAATATGCACTACAAGAGAATGTTTTGCATTTCTATCCATGTCATGGCAATATTTTtacattttatatatatttaaaacagCATGATATATGTTGCTTGCAACTTTTGAAACCAATATTCCTCACCACTGTATCCAACTACTTCTGAATCCTTTCTCTTTTAATCCTTTTGACGCCCTTGAAGCCCCAAAATCAGCATCCAATTTAGAGAACTTGGCTGGTATAGGAATGAGTCTGTCAGCCATTTAACGGAGATACCCATTAAATATGGAGATATAATGtatatgaaaaataatatataaaataatatactctTAGGCCTAGTCCCCAAGGCTCTAGATCAGTTCTCAAAGcctatatgtatgtacgtaggtATGTGTAGGGTCAAAATCAAGTTAACTTGTTGTAGTATGTGGATAACCCAATTCTTTGAATGCGATTTATTACCTCTTGACTTCTTACACTCCTGCTCTAAGTATCAAATagttaaaaaatatatgtattttCTTATCCTTAAAACTTTCCATTTTTTGATTGACACTATCTTAGGATGAAAATAAGTATTTGTACCATATAAACAATACATGTTAACAAATTAGTTTAATCGCTGATTTGGATGTTAGATATAGATACAAAGATTCCAATTTATTATGTATATCACCAATCAATCACGATGTGCAAGagctattttttacttttttccgtCTATTGCCAAAGTATTGAGTCCGTAAATCAGATGCAATCTTCAATTAACCATGATTAATAATAATCACATCGAAGGAAAATGATCTCACGGATTCAGCCATTTCTTTGTACCTTTTCACGATAGATATCATTAGTTTGAGctgatttttttggaaaaaattatattaagattctatttgattaaattttaaaatatcaaaaaatattttttaatcctcaaaaaatattttgaaatgacacagtgatgtttgataaaaaattaaaaaattatttttatttactaaaaagctaaaaaaatttatttgaaaaaaatttattttgaattttcttcaaaaatatttctgactaatgttgaaaaactgttttgatttaaataattttttttaatgacagAAATATCACTaacaaatctcataattatatcatattatatattatattataaatataatataatataataatatattatagatatataatataatctattataatattattaaaatataaattgatataacaatatttactaataatataatattattatattgtaataatataatataatctgttaaattataattttttattagattagattataatctattatatgatattacattatatgataataatattatataataaaataatattttaaaatataataatatttatgttataggcatataatataatctattataatattattaaattataaaatataatataacataataatattttaataataatataatataattatataataataaaatataatataatctattattacaTTAGATTATagctaatatattatattatattatatattataattattatgttatattatatgattataatattatataatataataatattttaatatataatataatattatattattctttACTATACAATATTATATACTATCTTTTATTATCATattatcatatcaaaaatatttttttaactttaGTTACCGAACATATgttaagatttcaaaatattttatacaTGTGCTTACCTAACTGCGAATAGCTTTTTATAAAAACTTAACTTCTAAGAGttctaatttttaaaaactcTACTTTCAAAAATTTACTGTCAACAGCAGTCTCAAATAAAACCTAAGTCATCAACCTCCGGTGCACTCCATAAAATCTGGTACATTAGGTGGACCTAAACAAAATGAAAAAACAAAGTAAAAGAAAAGTTGCAGTCAAAAAGAAAGCGGCACTTTACCAGCTGAGACCAGAAAATGGTTGTGAATCTAAGCGATAAGGAACTAACACATCAGAGAACATCATGATCAATAACCCAAGCAAGAACAAGAGAAACAAAGATTGTTCCAATTAAATCAAGATATAATCAATGCAATGGAGGCAAGCAATTTAGGTATTATATGGTAGGCATATGCCATTGAGATAAAGAAAAATCCTACCGCACACAACATTAGTTTTACCTTGCAAGTTACAAGGTAAGGCAGAGCAAAAGGGCCAAGTGCATAATACGAAGATATGAATCTGAAATGATTTGAAACGCAATATGCACACAACACAAATTCAGCTGGGGCACCAATTTAAACATGCGAAACAAAACTATCTAAGCATTGGGAAGGGTAGCTCCAATGAATAATTGAATATGCTGAGAACGATTTGAAGACATCAGATGAAGACTTGAACACTGACAAATATTGAAGTGACTTTTGCACATCTAGCTCCTAATCGATAGGCTAAGATCTGTTGTTTGAAGCCCATCTGGAAAGAGATACCatcacaaaataaataaataaataacaaaaaaattcAATACATTTACCAACACGGGATTTCTTGATTAGATTAATAAACAAGCATCAACAAAGTCTCTTCTACCCCATTTTTAAATTATCACTTCAACTCACATGTCTGTCTCATGGACCCACTTTTGTAACAAATGTAATACAAATTGGGCCATCTCTACTAGGCATAAAACTGGATGTGATGCCACCCATGATTCGACTCTTGATGGTAGGAAAGTCCACATGCCACCGGCTATCACCTTAATTGGGGTCTGTTTTCTCAAGAGCTGTTACAGGGCAgtaaaaattatagaacagtaaATCCAACACAGCAtatttgaaatatgaaaagaaaagctATGCGACATAAAAATGATCAGTGGCAGAACTTACTATTGTAATTCAGTAACTTCTCAATGAGGTCAACATGAGTCATGAGCATTCGCCTGCAGCAATACCGAACCAGGCCCAAAGCATCCAAAGCATCCCTAGAAAAGGTTGGCATCAAGAACCCATTATCTCATTGACAATTATGGTATACACAATTGAAGTTGCAATGAGTGTAATTCATCTCACCAtatattttggaaaaaaaaaaaaaaaaagagagagagtacaGACTAATGATCCCCCATTGCTAGCATGGGGGTATAAAAACTTAACATGCATGTTTTCAAGATGACATGGTCGAAAGCTGTCAATTAGTAGATAACATATAAACAAGGCCCATATGACTGGAGtacatctaaatttctttctttctttggttTTGGGTGGGGGACATTGCAATGCCaccaaaaatctaagaaaaatttATGATTCCAATTATTTAAGTCATGATAAAGGAATATGTAAGGAAATATCAAGTGGTCGAAGAAGAACCAATGAGACTTCCAAGTTCATATCTATAGAACATTTCCTTCATGAAAATAGGCATACTTGAGATGACCACAAATCTAAATGAGTTTGTGATATGTTCTGATAATAAGGGGAAAAAGGTGGGGTCAAAAAGTTAGGAACCCATGGCTATAAGAAAGGGTGAAAAGAACATCTTGATATTGCTTTAAGCCTCTGGGAAGCATTGCTTACAATTTGCCAGCAAAGACAGGATGTAAACATGAATATAATTAGCCACTTTCGGAAGGGATGAAGCAGAACCCACTAACATGTAAGAAATAGGTCACTGAAGAAGGATAAGAAGAGGAGGAACAAAAAGAGGGTAGACCTTTATCCTCCAATCAATATTCCATTAAATGACAAATATTGGATGTAGAAAGTAGGTCGCTACACAAAGTCCTAGTTATACATGAACTTTCATGGTTTGATTTCATACCCTAGGATCATTTCAACACAACTATAGCAATTCCTTACTTGTTAAAAGCAACCTGATTCAAAATATAAGCAACACCTATCCAAAATACAGGTCCTTGAGAGAACAAATGGCTCGCTGCAACCCTACTTTAATGTTTCGAAAAAATAGTCAGCAGGCTCGAACACAAGCCCTTGAGGCCTTTACTTATCAAAATTCACTAAGAAGGATTCTCAACTTTGTGGCTAAAAATGCAATCCTAGTCTTTAATCTACTTTGTTGCATCTTCTATGATCTTCTAATGTGGTTTTCATGCCGAAAAGCGATGACCAGCACATAGAAAAGCTATATAGGTTTCTTCTTATGTAACTTTCTTTTTCCATTAGCTACAACCACCACAAACTTATATTAAGAAATaagaggaaacaaaaaaaaatcctccTTCACATCAAGTCCTTTGACACTAAATCTCTAGGCCACAAGTCCTGAGAACTCCAGAATTGGACTACAAATCCAGTGAAGTCCCTTGTCACCTAACTGGGCCCGTGTAGCTAACCAAACCCTCTTCGATCGGGGAGGCAAAGAATTCACTTCTATTAGGTCACACGTTAAAATAGGAGGAAATCCATTGAAAAAACCAAAAAATTAATTCCAAAAAGGAGTAGAAAATAAGCAGATTGATTAAGGATCCGTACCCCTCAGAGTAATCCGCCTGGAGAAGATCGAGATACGTATCCCATTTGTTGCCAATCACCTGAATAAACAACAAAAAATAGATTCGTAAACAACAGAGTCCCCCAACCCcaacaaaaattaaagaaaaaaaaaaagggagggagagggatTGAAAAACCATAGACATTAAAACCCTAGAGAAGCGTTAGCTGAGGAGATTAAATTCTGATGATAAGAGTGGTGGTGGGATAGAAGAGAGGGATAGAGATAACCTTCCCACAGGTGAAGCAACGCACGGGAATGATCATATCTTCCTTCACCGCCGCCGGAAGTCCGCTTTATCTCTCGGAGTCGGTTCGCTCGGAGCAGAAGGCGCGGAGTGGCGGAAGGGAGGCTTATAAGAGGAGATTTATTTCAACGGGTCCctggtttaattataaaattagtgAATAGTGatggagcaaaaaataattatcagTCCTTAGttgaacaaaaaaatttattttatccctCAAATCCTCGTCCACGAGATTGAAGTTGTCTTAAAAAATGAAAAATCTTACTCGTGCGTGCGTGGATACTTGGATTATTCATTATTGGCACACAGGGGGCAGTTACTTCCAGCCATAGTCTAGCACTGGTTAAAAACTCTCAAGAAATCAATTGTTTTAAAGATATAATTAATTAGAAAAGAGATGATTACAATGGTGGCTTTGTAGTATTTTGGGTCGTTTGGTATAGTTTCTGTTTTCTATTTTCACTCTCGAAAGCCAAGAAGAAAAATAACCAGGACTGGACAACATGTTGGATGAcgagatctttttattttttctaaaattatctctaaaatttttagagttttttatagcaaaaatctattacttttgaaaaaaaaagtgcAAATGAATGTGAGAAATATAGCAGAAGTTTTATACAAAAACCACCTTCAACATCCATTATTATGTAGTATTTCATATATAGCAAACTTTAAATAAAATTTGTGAATACTTGTTGTAATAGGTATCATGCCATGTAAATTACTATAGTACCATAGAATAGATCCGATTGCTTACCCGTTGGATCTTGACTAGGATGAAATCTACAAACTATTGTAATATACTTTGCATTATTTTTGCCATCAAAAGTATGATGAACTAAATTACATCTATTCTTGCTAGTATAAATAAGTGACATCTATCTTAGCAAGCTTGGCGATCGTGACATCCTTTATATTTACATGGAAGCTAACCAAGTATGTAGCTAGGTTTGAATCTTGGATATAATTGACATCCATTATTATGCAGTATTTCACATATAGCAAACTTTAAATAAAATTTGTGAATACTTGTTGTAATAGGTCTCATGTCATGTAAATGTACTATAGTATCATGGAATAGATTCGATTGTTTACTCGTTCAACCTTAACTAGAATGAAATCTACAAACTATTGTAATATACTTTGCATTATTTTTGCcatcaaaaatattgatgaacTAAATTATATCTATTCTTGCTAGTATAAATAAGAGACATCTATCTTAGCAAGCTTGGCGATCATGACATTCTTTATATTTACATGGAAGTTAACCAAGTATGTAGCTAGGTTTGAATCTTGGATATAATTGACAAATTATGACCATTCGATATTATACATAAATAATAGCTCTATATTGAGATTAGGTTGTATCTTTCAcatgaaagaaaaatttatctttttttacaACAACAATTATTGGATCACACCTTCCATAAATTACAAACCAATCTAATGTCTTTCCTCTATCAACGTCCATAGATCTTGAAGTCAATATTGTACAATCCAATAATTGACATCGCAAGATAAGTGGAATCATTCTTTCATGGCGCATGGCTTAGCAGTTGATGTATCATATTTATATGATCATAGATCCTGTGTCAAACATATAGCCACACATATGCCGCATATGACACAAAGCTTGCATGATCATGCACCAAAGATGAGAGGGCTATGCTTGTGATATAGATGGTCATGATCCAGGATTTTATCTATATAACAATTTGAGAGGATCCCAACCCTGCAAAGATTTTATCACTTGATTGTTTTATTTCTCATTGTGAAGGGACTTGAGCATTTTTAGTTGATCATTtatataaatacatgtaataGAGCTTTAGAGTAAATAAATGTCAAACTCTGAAACATTGATCGGAGATAGAGGCTTAGATATCAAAGGTTGGTAAATGGAAGATAAAGATTGCGGGTTATGGATAAAAGGAGATGGATTTATTATGGAGATTACTTAGGACATAGATAAAAGAAATTTAGAGATATTAATAGAGAGAGTCAGTTAGTTGCATGCATATTTTTAATAGTTattctataataaaatttatcttatacacCGTTAGTAGGGGACCTTAGCTGTTGAAATACAAGAAACAACGTccttcatttttttatttgagtaaattataaaaacttCTCTGAAAATAGGTCGAAATTATAAGTACACCCAGTAATTTTCAAAACCTATGATTATACTTTTAACGTTTTGATCAATCCGACAGTCTAACCAATGCCATTAGACAGTCTATTAATATTAACAAGGATCTTATTACCacgtaattttaaatttttaaaatgatgaaaatagcTTCGAataaaggattaaaaaaaatacaaaaatttttcttctattaAATACGGTCTCTCCTCTAAGATCCCTTTGTTTTTCTCTCTGACAGTGAGGTAGGAACCTTCCCTGTCACCTCTTTCATCACCACCTCTTCCCTCTCATCCAGCAACCACACCAATGGCCCTATGATCTGGGTCTCCATCACCCAAAACGTCCTCGACAAGTAGCCCAATGCCATAATGTATAGCACGAGGAGATCATCATCATACTTGAGAAAGGTGAGTGAGGTCAGGATGGAGACGGGGCCGGTGAGGCGGTTGTCTCAGAGCTGGAGGTCTCAGAGGTGTTGGAGGATGAAAAATCTAGGAGGGGGTGGAGAAGTCGTTGGAGTTGAGCCAGATCTCTTCGAGGGAGATCATGTTGACGACGAAGGCATTGCCATCAGAAAGATGAAAACTTTTGAGCTGGTTGTTGAGCCAAAA from Elaeis guineensis isolate ETL-2024a chromosome 9, EG11, whole genome shotgun sequence includes these protein-coding regions:
- the LOC109506288 gene encoding DNA-directed RNA polymerase subunit 10-like protein, translating into MIIPVRCFTCGKVIGNKWDTYLDLLQADYSEGDALDALGLVRYCCRRMLMTHVDLIEKLLNYNTLEKTDPN